The sequence GTGCTGGTGCTGTTTCTGCTGCTGTGCACGGGCTATTTGGTGCTCGACGGTTCTCGGTCGCTGCTGACGACCTCGGATTCGGCGCGTTTTGGCGGCTGGATGTTCGCCTTGTTGTCGCCGCTGCAATTTCTGGTGCTCAGCAGTTTGGCCGCCGTGGGAGCCGCCAGTAGTGTGGCTCAAGAAAAGGATCGCCGTACGCTGTTGTTGCTGCTGATGACGCGGCTGAGTGGTTTCGAGGTCGTGGTGGGCAAATTGACCGCCAGCCTGCTGGGGCCGCTTTCGATGCTGGTTTGCGCCATGCCCCTGTTTTTGGTGCTGCCGCTGCTTGGCGGTGTCTCGCCTGCACAAGTGTTGAGTGTGTTTGTGGTGACCGCCGCGACGATTGTCTTTGCCGGTTCGGTCGGGACGGTGGTGGGATTGTGGCGTGAGAAGACCTTTCAAGCGATCGCACTAACCGTGCTGTTGTTGTTGATGTACATGGCCATCGCCGAGATCATTGCGGTCATCGGTGGCGTTCCCGAGACGATTGCGTTGGCGCTCAGCCCGCCACGCGCGCTGCTGGCCGCTGCCTCGCCGCTGGCCAGTTTGTCGAGCGCGACGGCGATCGGGATCAGTTACTTTGTCGGTGTGTCGGTGTTGATGTCGATCGCGACGCTGGTCTTCGGCGTGATGAAGGTGCGAATTTGGAACCCGTCGCGAGACGTTCGCTTGAAGGCACCGGAACCGGAAACGTCCGAAGATTTGCGAGAGTATTCCGAGCCCGCGACCTGGAAAGTACGTCAGGCACGCCAGGTTTGGAAGAATCCAATTTTGTGGCGCGAGATCATGACTTGGGCTTACGGCCGCAAAGTCGTGGTGATCCGAGTCGCCTTTGTCGCATTGTTCCTGCTGGTGGCGGGGGCACTCTATTTCCAGATTCAAAGCGGCGTGGCGATGGAGCCTGCCGGGCGGATCGGTCGCGCCCTGCCTGCGGCGACGTTGCCATTGGCGGCGCTTGGGGTGATCAGTTTGGTGTTGGTCAACGCGTTGGCGGTCAATGCCGTCACAGGCGAACGCGACGGATTGGCGCTGGATTTGTTGTTGGTCACCGATCTAACGCCTAGCGAATTTGTGTTTGGCAAACTGTTGGGCGTGCTGTACGTCGCCAAAGAAATGATCCTGCTTCCATTGGCGTTGGTCGTCTATTTGGCGGCCAACGGGGTGATGACGGTCGAGAACGCGACGTATTTGTTTGTTGGGGCGATCACGTTGTACGTGTTCGTTTCGATGTTGGGGATTCACTCGGCACTGAACTACGTGGCCGGACGCACCGCCACGCTGGCGAGTCTCGGGACCGTCTTTTTTCTCTGCGTCGGGATTGCGATTTGCATGACGATCATGGTCAGTTTCCGTGGTGCGTTCCAGCTGCAATTGGCTCCATTTTTGGTCATGATTCTTGGTGGAGGGGCGGCGCTATTCGCGTCCTTGGGATGGCGAAACCCGTCCTCGGCAATCTTTGCCGCTTCGTTCTTGTTGCCCTTGATCACGTTTTACGCCATCACTCAATTTTTGTTGCAGACCGACCATCTGTTTGTCGTCTTCTCGTTGGTGGTCGGTTACGGATTCACCACCGCCGCGATGATGATTCCTGCCTTGAGCGAGTTTGATGTGTCGCTTGATCGTGATCGTGGCGCCGGTGGAGATTCCGCTTGAGTCCGCTATTAGCAGCTTGGGGATGGCTGCTGGTGATGGGAGTGTTGATCCTGCTAAGCGCACTCTTTAGTGGTAGTGAAGCGGCGTTTTTTTCGCTGCCTCATCGCGAACGCTTGCGATTGAAGCGACGCGGCGTCACCGGCCGCATGGCGGCGGCGATGTTGGACGATTCGGATCGTTTGCTGTCGGCGATCTTGTTTTGGAATCTTCTCATTAACATGACGTACTTTGCGATCGCTTCGATCGTGGGGACCAAATTGCAAGAGGATCCGCAAGGCGGCTCGTCGCTCGCGGTCGGCTTCACTGCGGGCAGCTTGATGGTGATCATCTTCTTTAGCGAGATGTTGCCCAAAAGTATTGCGGTGCTTGCCCCGGCACGGCTGAGTCTGCTTGTCGCACCGCCGCTGAATATCGCGGTCAAAATCGTCAGCCCGGTGTTGCCGTTGGTCAAAACGACCAACCTTGCCGTCAGCCGTTTGATTTGGCCGTCGTTTCGCCCCGAACCGGAAATCGATCTCGCCGATATCGAACGCGCCATCGAACTGGGAACCGACGACGCGGCGCTACTGCAACGCGAGCGGATCGTGTTGTCAGGACTGGTGGAAATGGCCGAAATTCGCGTTGCCGAACTGATGCGGCTTCGGAGCAAGTTGATGTTGTGCACCGTTGACGAAGTGCATCAGATTTTCAGCCAAGATCAACCGCTAAACGGCTACGTTTTGATCACCGACAGCGCCGGAGAATCGATTGATGCGGCGATCAGCATCCGCTTGTTACGCCCCAGCCAAATCGACGATATCGCCAATGCGATGGAACCGGTGATCTACGTCCCTTGGTCGGCCCGTGTGTCGCAAGTCCTCGATCAGCTCAACGACGACGACCGCAGTGTTGCTGTGGTCGTGAACGAGTTTGGCGAAGCCATCGGGGCGATCACGATCGACGATATTTTGCAATACGTTTTTGCTTCGCGGCACGCGCACGAGATGGATACGATTGGGGAAGCGACCATCCAAATGCTCGAAGAAAATCACTACCGTGTCCACGGATCCGCCAGCGCGCGTGCACTGGCCAAACGATTGGGGATCGAAACGGTCGAAGAGGGCGTGACGACGGTGGCGGGGCTGATCCAGCGACATAACGAACGACTACCCCGCGTTGGCGATCGTGCTCCGCTGGATCGTTACACGCTGGAGGTGATCGAGGAAAAAGACGATGCGGTGTGGATCGATGTCCGTGTGATCGAAGAACGTTCTGATTCACCGGAGATGCCGTCATGATGATCGCGATAATCATCTTCACGGTCGGGTTGTTGCTGAGCGCGTTTTTTAGTGGCAGCGAAACGGGGCTGTACCGTGTCTCGCGAACCCGCTTGGTGCTCGACGGGCTCAGTGGTTCACGCATGGCGCGTGGGGTCGTATGGCTTTTAAATCATCCTGCGATCTTTGTCGCAACGATGTTGGTCGGAAACAATATCGCCAACTACTTGGTCAGTTTGGCGATCGTGATGGCCGCGTTGATCTTGTTCGGTGTCGACACCAGCGCGGAACTGATCGGTCCTGTGTTGATGACGCCTGTCGTGTTTGTGCTGGGCGAATTGTTGCCAAAGTACCTGTTCTTTCACGCTCCCTATCGGTTGCTGCGAGCGACCCGCCCTGCACTGCTGATCGCCACGATTGTATTTGCGCCGGTCACGATCCTGTTGGGATTGCTGGGCAACGCACTGCGGTTGCTTACCGGCGAGACGCCGTTCCGCGTGCGATTGACGATGGCTCGCGGTGAATTGGATCAAGTGTTACGAGACGGTCACGAAGCCGGCATCTTGGCGGCCGGCCAGCGGGTGTTGGCCCAGAACTTGTTCGAAGTCGGCAATCAACCGGCCGTTTCGTACGGAGTGCCGCCCCAGCGTTTGGCGATCGTGCAGGCGCCAGTGAATGTGTCCGAGGCGAAACAGCAAGCTCGTCGACGCAACCACCCCATCGTGCTCGTCCAGCGTGGCGGGCGAATCATCGGCTTTTTGCGTTATGCCGATTTGTGTGTTGCCAATCCGCGAGTCGACATCAAACCGGTCATTCGAGGGCGAACTACTGATCGACATCTGCGGATTCTGCTGCGGCTATATGATGCCGCAAGCGACGTGGCGGTGTTATTTGATGATCATGGTGACATGCGATCCGTCGTCACACGCCGTCAATTACTGCAGCCGCTGATCAAATAGTTTTCCCATCCCGGGATTCATTTGGAATAACCGAGTGTTCCGATCACCATCAACATCTCGTCACACGTGATGTAGCGGCGGTGGTGTTCCAATTTGTATTGGTCGATCGCCAATGCGAGTTGACGTCCCTCTTCGGAAAGCCCACTGTGCGAGCTGCCGAATTGACGACGTTCGCCACGCGGTTTGGACGCGTCTTTGGCTCGACGATCGACAAATGCATCGGATGCAGACGCAGGTTGGCTCGACACCGAAAAGTTTTCCGGAGTTACCGCTGACAGATAGTTTGTAGGTACATTCGATTGTTGCATCAGTTCACTCTTTACTGGATGAGCATGGTAATCCATTGAAAGCCTACCTTGCAAAATCGCTTGCCGTCGTGTTTGCGACTCTTTTCGCGGAGGTTTCTCGTTTTTGCCGCTCATGGTCACCCCTAATCGCACCGGATAACCGTCGCCATCGCTACAACCCACCCGCTGCCGCGTTTTGAAATGATGCGTCGGGTTGTGATTTGCCGGGAAAAAATCGACCATGGCGCAGCTCCAAAACTGACGCATCGCGGCTTACTCGACCAACAGACCGTTGACGAATTGGGCTACGAAATTGGTACGTGCCGTTGGGCAATGCCGTTACCGCAAACTCGCTGGCATGTCGAACCCGTGTTGTTCGTTGGCCAGCCGCTCTTGTTGCTTTTTGACCTCGTTTGCCCAATTGGCTTCACCGCCTAGTGCATTGGGGCCTACCAGATTTGGGTTCAGCCGCAGCGCCATCGCCAGCGATTCTTTGGCCGCTTCGACGTTGCCTTGGTCCAACAACAGCGTGGCGAGTTCAAGACGCGCCGTCGAGTCGGTGGGGTCTTTCTCGGTCGCACGCACGAAACATTTTTGAGCTTCGTCGCTGCGTCCAAGCTGCCGCATCGCGATCCCCTGCAGCACGTCCGCGCGTGCCGGGGTGGCATCGGTTCCCATTCCGTCCTGCAACCGATCCAATGTTGCCAACAGCCGTCCGTACCGATGTTCTCGGTGATAGATTTCCGCTGCCTGCAATTGGACTTCGGGAAAATCAGGCTGCAGCGCCAACGCACGATGGTACGCTGCCAACGCTTCGGGCAGCTGGCCTGCTGCGAGCAAACAATCGCCTCGCAATGCCCACACGTCGGCCGAGCTGCGGGCCGCCGCCAACGCCGCAAGACTTTGCTGCTGAGCCTCTTGGTCGCGTCCCACTTCGAGATACATGCGGCCGAGTCGCTGGACCCGTTTGGGATCGCTGGCGCTGAGCCGGACCGCTTGCTCCATGTGCTCGATTGCGGCGTCATGTTCACCGCGTTGCCAAAGCGATTCCGCCAACCCCCAATGGGCACGGTCATCGGCGCTAGACACCTCCAACGCGTCACTGAACAAGGTTTCAGCGACATCCCACTGGTTGCTGTGCATCGCTTTGAACCCCTGCCCGGAAAGCCGCCGAGCCGCAATCGATTGCCGACTTTCGCCAATCCGCCGAATCGAGCGGCAGCCGGCTAACGCCAACACCGCTATCATCAGTATCATGAGGGCGAAATTCGATTTCATTTCAGCTTGATCGCGTTGGGAAAAGAACGTTCGTTACTTCTTCTAGCAAGATTTCTCTGTTAAAAGCAATGTAAAGATCGGTAATTGGGGCCACGTCCGCCGCGTTGCTTGAGGACGTGTTTTTTTCCAGCCAATGTTACGTTTTGCCAACGTCCCCTTTATCGATCACCTTCGTCCTTACTGCGGCGGGGTTTGCACCTGCCCATTACGCAAAATTCAAAACGAGATAATGCCAGCAACTTTTGACGAATTTGGACTCCGTTTCCTGTATCCCGACAACTGGACTTCCGTTGTCGACGAGGAAGAAGCAGGCAACAGTGCAACGCTGCAGATGCCAAGCGGCGGGTTCTGTTCGATCGTCCGCGACCAGAGTCAGAATTTGGACGAGCAGCTTGTTGACGAAATTCGCGATGCCATCATTGCCGAATACAACGAGGTGGAATCCGAAATCCTGCCGATCGATTCCTTCTTTGACAACGGTTTGGCGGTCGATCTGAAGTTCTACTATCTCGATCTGCTGATCATGCTGCGGACGATCGTGACGCGGATCGCCGGTCAGCGATTTGTGATTCAGATCCAGGCCGAGAGTCGCGACTTTGATGCCAACGAAATGGTCTTCGGCGCCATCCTGAAACAGATCCGCGAGTGTGACCCCAGCGACGACTGAGTCGTTGATCGATTACGTTGTTGATCGCTCCGCGATCACAACGCCCAGCGCCATTCACTTTTGCACTAAACGGATGTTTTTTATAGCGGTGCGGCATGAGCCGCCCGGTCAAAATCGAACGTCTTACTCGCCGCAACCGGGCGGGCCCCGCACCGCGAGCGCTACCCAAAGTAGATGACGCTGGCCCAACGCCATCTGCCGCTACAAAAGCCACTCCCAATCCTGGACTAAACCAAGTCTTGCTTGCGTTTTTTGCGGCGGCTCTTGCTGCATTCGCGGCACACCCCGTGGATGATCATGCGGTGACCCGAGATGCGAAATCCATGCTCGACGCCGATCTCTTCAAGCAGCTTGGTGAGCGGTTCGCTTTGGAACTCGAACAGCTCGCGACAACGAGTGCAGTACAGATGATCGTGCTGGGGGTAACCGTAGTCGTGTTCGTAGACCGTCCGTCCTTCGAGCTGGAAGCTTTTCAGCAGCCCGGCGTCGACGAATTCACGCAGCGTTCGATAGACCGTCGCGCTGCTGACATAGTTCTTGGCCCCTTTTCGAGGCAAGCGATCAATCAGTTCGTCGGCATCAAAATGGTCGTGGTGACTAAAGACTTGATCGACCAACGTTTTGCGTTGGCTGGTTTGTCGAAGCCCACGCGTTTGCAGGTACTCCTCAAAACGCTCTTGAGGGGTCAGCGAAACGTCGATTGGTTGAAGCGAAGGAGATGATGAGTCAGACACGTTGAAAAGTATTGGCGGTAGCGTCGGTGCATTGCGGGGCGAATTTCGCCGTCCGAACGGAGGAAACAGCTCGCGGTGGTCCTCTTCAAAGAGTACACCAATTTTGCGAGCTGTTTGAATGCCCTAACACTGTCTTACCGCAAATTTTCGACTTTGACCACGCCGAATCAGCGAAATCCGAGCCGGGATGGGCGTGTGAGTGCCGTGTCGCTATGCGAACTGGTCCAACATCCGCTCCAAGGCGGCATCCATCTTCTCAGGCGTATCGTAATTGCCGCTGGCAATTTGGCGACGAAGATCGGCCACGCGGTCGATGCGGATCTCGCCCCCACCGGCGATCGCACCCTCGAGCCGATTGACGCCCGACGCCGCACTGCTGATGTCGAGCTGATCCACAGGTGCCGCGGATTTCGGTGGCGTCGCTGGGGTCGGGGATTGGGTTCGTTGTGCCCCACCTGCTTGTTGCGAGGCGGACATACGAAAAGGGCCAAAAATTTGCATAATCTGATTGCTCCCGTTTGGGACTGGTGACTCCCATCAAACCACCCGTAACTCAGTGATGAGTCGCCGTGGGTTAGTTCGATGGATGCGAAAGCGCGTGAATTGACCGGGCCTATCCAGCGAAATCTTCCTTGAAATCACTCGATTTTGACCGTTTCCGCTTCGGTCGTCAGCGCCGCTATCCTTGTCCCAGGATGCAATCCGTCGTAGCGAAAAGAGACTTTCGTCAGCGCGAATCGGGCGGAAACATTTGTTTCATCGTCCATCGACTGCGACAACTTCAATCAAACTGATCACCGTGCGGTGCACAAATTGACTCCCAGGGACGCTGCGGAAGTTAGCAAACCCGTGAAACAACGGGCAATACCGGTTTTTCCGACTTCTTGAGCCAATCCAGAAAAGTTGCAGATTTTTTTTCGCAAACGCTCATGTTCACCACTCAAACGAATGGCTAGCAACTACCACAAATTCAGCACGCTGAGCAAATTGTGGTGCTGATCCGTCCATAACGGTGCGTCGCGAAGCTGCTCGGGACTCGCCGGGCGAGCCGTCGCCATGGCTGGATGATCCCAGACCGCATTGTCGGCGTCCGCCAAAATAACCCAGCAAGATTGATGCACGCTGATCGAAGCGTCACCGATTCCGTAGACGACTCGGCTTTCCAGCGACGCGTTTTTCGCCAACCGGTGCACCAGCGGAGAAAGATCGAGATGGTTGTTGGACACGTGCACGGCCAACACCCCCCCCGGCGACATCCGCATGCGATAAAGTTCGAACGCTTCACTGGTCAACAGATGAGCGGGAATCGCATCGCTGCTGAAGGCGTCGAGCACGATCAGGTCAAAGCGGCTGTC comes from Novipirellula caenicola and encodes:
- a CDS encoding Fur family transcriptional regulator, whose translation is MSDSSSPSLQPIDVSLTPQERFEEYLQTRGLRQTSQRKTLVDQVFSHHDHFDADELIDRLPRKGAKNYVSSATVYRTLREFVDAGLLKSFQLEGRTVYEHDYGYPQHDHLYCTRCRELFEFQSEPLTKLLEEIGVEHGFRISGHRMIIHGVCRECSKSRRKKRKQDLV
- a CDS encoding flagellar biosynthesis anti-sigma factor FlgM; translation: MSASQQAGGAQRTQSPTPATPPKSAAPVDQLDISSAASGVNRLEGAIAGGGEIRIDRVADLRRQIASGNYDTPEKMDAALERMLDQFA
- a CDS encoding CNNM domain-containing protein; translation: MSPLLAAWGWLLVMGVLILLSALFSGSEAAFFSLPHRERLRLKRRGVTGRMAAAMLDDSDRLLSAILFWNLLINMTYFAIASIVGTKLQEDPQGGSSLAVGFTAGSLMVIIFFSEMLPKSIAVLAPARLSLLVAPPLNIAVKIVSPVLPLVKTTNLAVSRLIWPSFRPEPEIDLADIERAIELGTDDAALLQRERIVLSGLVEMAEIRVAELMRLRSKLMLCTVDEVHQIFSQDQPLNGYVLITDSAGESIDAAISIRLLRPSQIDDIANAMEPVIYVPWSARVSQVLDQLNDDDRSVAVVVNEFGEAIGAITIDDILQYVFASRHAHEMDTIGEATIQMLEENHYRVHGSASARALAKRLGIETVEEGVTTVAGLIQRHNERLPRVGDRAPLDRYTLEVIEEKDDAVWIDVRVIEERSDSPEMPS
- a CDS encoding tetratricopeptide repeat protein codes for the protein MILMIAVLALAGCRSIRRIGESRQSIAARRLSGQGFKAMHSNQWDVAETLFSDALEVSSADDRAHWGLAESLWQRGEHDAAIEHMEQAVRLSASDPKRVQRLGRMYLEVGRDQEAQQQSLAALAAARSSADVWALRGDCLLAAGQLPEALAAYHRALALQPDFPEVQLQAAEIYHREHRYGRLLATLDRLQDGMGTDATPARADVLQGIAMRQLGRSDEAQKCFVRATEKDPTDSTARLELATLLLDQGNVEAAKESLAMALRLNPNLVGPNALGGEANWANEVKKQQERLANEQHGFDMPASLR
- a CDS encoding DUF21 domain-containing protein; translation: MMIAIIIFTVGLLLSAFFSGSETGLYRVSRTRLVLDGLSGSRMARGVVWLLNHPAIFVATMLVGNNIANYLVSLAIVMAALILFGVDTSAELIGPVLMTPVVFVLGELLPKYLFFHAPYRLLRATRPALLIATIVFAPVTILLGLLGNALRLLTGETPFRVRLTMARGELDQVLRDGHEAGILAAGQRVLAQNLFEVGNQPAVSYGVPPQRLAIVQAPVNVSEAKQQARRRNHPIVLVQRGGRIIGFLRYADLCVANPRVDIKPVIRGRTTDRHLRILLRLYDAASDVAVLFDDHGDMRSVVTRRQLLQPLIK